A single Paracoccus pantotrophus DNA region contains:
- a CDS encoding carboxymuconolactone decarboxylase family protein produces MSYKAKIDEMRSELRVMNKAIPDATKGFGALSKAVHDGGVLDAKTKEFIAVGMAIVQRCEPCILLHVEALMKAGATREELGDVLSMAIQMSGGPGLMYAGHALACWDELAAG; encoded by the coding sequence ATGAGCTACAAGGCAAAGATCGACGAGATGCGCAGCGAATTGCGGGTGATGAACAAGGCCATCCCCGACGCCACCAAGGGCTTCGGCGCACTGTCCAAGGCGGTGCATGACGGCGGCGTGCTGGACGCCAAGACCAAGGAATTCATCGCCGTCGGCATGGCCATCGTCCAGCGCTGCGAGCCCTGCATCCTGCTTCATGTCGAGGCGCTGATGAAGGCCGGCGCCACGCGCGAGGAACTGGGCGACGTGTTGTCCATGGCGATCCAGATGAGCGGCGGGCCGGGCCTGATGTATGCCGGCCACGCGCTGGCCTGCTGGGACGAGCTGGCGGCGGGCTGA
- a CDS encoding alpha-D-ribose 1-methylphosphonate 5-triphosphate diphosphatase, with the protein MTRTILANARLILPETVTPGALVLEDGAIAAIQPGSAVPAGALDMQGDYLAPGMVELHTDNLERHIRPRPGVDWPHAGAILAHDAELAGCGITTVFDAMRVGSIPNEGPDQDYDKYARELAHELAALRARGALRISHFLHLRAEICSQTLLAELDEFGPEDRVGIISLMDHTPGQRQFRDISKLAQYVQGKYKLSDAAFAEHVARLQDLRARFGDRHEAAAVEIAHRLGAVLASHDDTTAAHVALSAGHGVRLAEFPTTPEAAAACHDHGIMVMMGAPNLIRGGSHSGNVSAADLARVGQLDILSSDYVPAGLLAGALILARIWDDLPRAMASVTANPAQAAGLADRGRLAPGLRADLIRFAMLDEDTPVMRETWVRGRRV; encoded by the coding sequence ATGACCCGCACCATCCTTGCCAATGCCCGCCTGATCCTGCCCGAGACCGTGACCCCCGGCGCGCTGGTGCTGGAGGACGGCGCCATCGCCGCGATCCAGCCGGGCAGCGCCGTGCCGGCCGGCGCGCTGGACATGCAGGGCGACTATCTTGCCCCCGGCATGGTCGAGCTGCATACCGACAACCTGGAACGCCACATCCGTCCCCGCCCCGGCGTGGACTGGCCCCATGCCGGGGCCATCCTGGCGCATGACGCCGAACTGGCGGGCTGCGGCATCACCACGGTCTTCGACGCCATGCGCGTGGGCTCGATCCCGAACGAGGGGCCAGACCAGGATTACGACAAATATGCCCGCGAACTGGCGCATGAACTGGCCGCGCTACGGGCTCGGGGGGCGCTGCGCATCAGCCATTTCCTGCACCTGCGCGCCGAGATCTGCTCGCAGACCCTGCTGGCGGAACTCGACGAGTTCGGCCCCGAGGACCGGGTCGGCATCATCAGCCTGATGGACCACACACCGGGCCAGCGCCAGTTCCGCGACATCTCGAAGCTCGCGCAATATGTGCAGGGCAAGTACAAGCTCTCGGACGCGGCCTTCGCCGAGCATGTCGCCCGGCTGCAGGATCTGCGCGCCCGCTTCGGCGACCGCCACGAGGCGGCGGCGGTCGAGATCGCGCACCGGCTGGGCGCGGTGCTGGCCAGCCATGACGACACCACGGCCGCACATGTCGCGCTTTCGGCCGGCCATGGCGTGCGGCTGGCCGAATTCCCGACCACGCCCGAGGCGGCGGCGGCCTGCCACGACCACGGTATCATGGTGATGATGGGGGCGCCGAACCTGATCCGCGGCGGCAGCCATTCCGGCAATGTCTCGGCGGCGGATCTGGCACGGGTTGGGCAGCTCGACATCCTGTCCTCGGATTACGTGCCCGCGGGGCTCCTGGCCGGGGCGCTGATCCTGGCGCGGATCTGGGACGACCTGCCGCGCGCCATGGCAAGCGTGACGGCCAACCCGGCCCAGGCGGCCGGATTGGCCGACCGCGGCCGCCTGGCGCCGGGGCTGCGCGCCGACCTGATCCGCTTTGCCATGCTGGACGAGGATACGCCGGTCATGCGCGAGACATGGGTGCGCGGGCGCCGGGTCTGA
- a CDS encoding NAD-dependent deacylase, with protein sequence MRITVLTGAGISAESGIRTFRATDGLWEEHRIEDVATPEGFRRDPALVHRFYNQRRADAARARPNAAHRALARLAQRHELTLVTQNVDDLHERGGSAEVIHMHGSLLGALCAGCGHRWPAALVMRPPDPCPACGKALARPDIVWFGEIPYHMERIWKAVESAELFAAIGTSGLVYPAAGLAQHARRNGAHTIELNLAASAVSRDFAERRLGAATEVVPQWVDALCP encoded by the coding sequence ATGCGCATCACCGTGCTGACGGGGGCAGGCATCTCGGCCGAAAGCGGAATCAGGACGTTCCGTGCCACCGACGGGCTGTGGGAAGAGCACCGCATCGAGGACGTCGCCACGCCCGAGGGCTTTCGGCGCGACCCGGCGCTGGTGCATCGCTTCTACAACCAGCGCCGCGCCGATGCCGCCCGCGCCCGGCCCAACGCGGCGCATCGGGCTCTGGCGCGGCTGGCGCAACGGCACGAGCTAACCCTGGTCACGCAGAACGTGGACGACCTGCACGAGCGCGGCGGCTCGGCCGAGGTGATCCACATGCATGGCAGCCTGCTCGGCGCGCTCTGCGCCGGCTGCGGCCACCGCTGGCCGGCGGCGCTGGTGATGCGCCCGCCCGATCCCTGCCCGGCCTGCGGCAAGGCCCTGGCCCGGCCCGACATCGTCTGGTTCGGCGAGATCCCCTATCACATGGAGCGGATCTGGAAGGCGGTCGAAAGCGCCGAGCTCTTTGCCGCCATCGGCACATCGGGCCTAGTCTATCCCGCCGCCGGCCTGGCCCAGCACGCCCGCCGCAACGGCGCCCATACCATCGAGCTGAACCTGGCTGCCTCGGCCGTCAGCCGCGACTTCGCCGAACGCCGCCTCGGCGCCGCGACCGAGGTGGTGCCGCAATGGGTGGATGCGCTCTGCCCCTAG
- a CDS encoding heavy-metal-associated domain-containing protein codes for MKFRVEDMSCGHCTAAIEKAVAEAGGRAATDLASRSVTVEGLDAARAAEVIRDAGYTPEPA; via the coding sequence ATGAAATTCCGCGTCGAGGACATGAGCTGCGGCCATTGCACGGCGGCCATCGAAAAGGCGGTGGCCGAGGCGGGCGGCAGGGCCGCGACCGACCTCGCCAGCCGCAGCGTCACGGTCGAGGGGCTGGATGCCGCCCGCGCGGCCGAGGTGATTCGCGACGCCGGCTATACGCCCGAACCGGCCTGA
- a CDS encoding DMT family transporter, with translation MVTENFRGAILMVVSMVLFAFEDMFIKLLAAELPYAQVLALIGLLGFLAFGAMLKLKRGRLFTRDLVRPIVLFRNLAEAVGSIGIVVALALTELSSTSAIMQALPLAIVLGAALFLGEPVGWRRWSAIIVGFLGVLLVIRPGLAGFQPVSLMALLAVVGLAARDIATRRVPAHIHSDQLAASAFFAILIAAVLMGLVLGQDFVLPSPRQWLLLLACITLGVGGYALLVTATRVGEASALAPYRYARLVFALILAFLVFGERPDALTLTGAAIIVGSGCYTMWREAALRRRRLREAGFVTAS, from the coding sequence ATGGTCACCGAAAACTTCCGTGGCGCGATCCTGATGGTCGTCTCGATGGTGCTGTTCGCCTTCGAGGACATGTTCATCAAGCTGCTTGCGGCCGAACTGCCCTATGCGCAGGTGCTGGCCCTGATCGGGCTTCTGGGCTTTCTTGCCTTTGGCGCCATGCTGAAGCTCAAGCGTGGGCGGCTGTTCACCCGCGACCTGGTCCGGCCCATCGTGCTGTTTCGCAACCTGGCCGAGGCGGTTGGCTCGATCGGCATCGTCGTGGCGCTGGCGCTGACCGAGCTGTCCTCAACCTCGGCGATCATGCAGGCGCTGCCCCTGGCCATCGTGCTGGGCGCGGCGCTGTTTCTGGGCGAGCCGGTCGGCTGGCGGCGCTGGAGCGCGATCATCGTCGGCTTCCTGGGCGTGCTCTTGGTGATCCGGCCGGGACTGGCGGGGTTCCAGCCGGTGTCGCTGATGGCGCTGCTGGCGGTGGTGGGGCTGGCGGCGCGCGACATCGCCACCCGCCGCGTGCCGGCGCATATCCATTCCGACCAGCTGGCCGCCTCGGCCTTCTTCGCCATCCTGATCGCCGCGGTGCTGATGGGGCTGGTGCTGGGGCAGGACTTCGTCCTGCCCAGCCCGCGGCAATGGCTGCTGTTGCTGGCCTGCATCACCCTGGGCGTCGGCGGCTATGCGCTGCTGGTCACCGCAACCCGCGTGGGCGAGGCCTCGGCGCTTGCCCCCTATCGCTATGCAAGGCTGGTCTTTGCCCTGATCCTGGCCTTCCTGGTCTTCGGCGAGCGTCCGGATGCGCTGACGCTGACCGGCGCCGCGATCATCGTCGGCTCGGGCTGCTACACCATGTGGCGCGAGGCCGCGCTGCGCCGCCGCCGGCTGCGCGAGGCCGGTTTCGTCACCGCCTCATGA
- the lepA gene encoding translation elongation factor 4, whose amino-acid sequence MTDLDLIRNFSIVAHIDHGKSTLADRLIQLTGTVAERDMKAQLLDSMDIERERGITIKANTVRIEYPARDGRTYVLNLIDTPGHVDFAYEVSRSMRAVEGSLLVVDATQGVEAQTLANVYQAIDAGHEIVPVLNKIDLPAAEPDRVKEQIEDVIGIDAHDAIEISAKTGLGIPEVLEAIVTRLPAPKGDRDAPLKAMLVDSWYDPYLGVVVMIRVMDGVIRKGDRIRMMQTNAVYGIDKLAVLRPQMQDIAELGPGEIGVLTASIKQVRDTRVGDTITHERKGTDKPLPGFKPAQPVVFCGLFPVDANDFEALRDAIEKLALNDASFSYEMETSAALGFGFRCGFLGLLHLEVIRDRLEREYDLDLITTAPSVVFRLHMRDGEVRELHNPADMPDLTLIDHIEEPRIKATIMVPDEYLGDVLKLCQDRRGIQMDLTYAGNRAMVVYDLPLAEVVFDFYDRLKSVTKGYASFDYQISEYREDYLVKMSILVNDEPVDALAIMVHRDRAESRGRAMVEKLKELIPRHMFKIPIQAAIGSRVIARETLSALRKDVTAKCYGGDATRKKKLLEKQKAGKKKMRQFGKVEIPQTAFIQALKMDG is encoded by the coding sequence ATGACCGACCTTGACCTCATCCGCAATTTCTCGATCGTGGCCCATATCGACCACGGCAAATCCACCCTGGCCGACCGCCTGATCCAGCTGACGGGTACGGTCGCCGAACGCGACATGAAGGCCCAGCTGCTCGACAGCATGGATATCGAGCGCGAGCGGGGCATCACCATCAAGGCCAACACCGTGCGCATCGAATACCCCGCGCGAGACGGGCGGACCTATGTGCTGAACCTGATCGACACCCCCGGCCATGTCGACTTCGCCTATGAGGTCAGCCGGTCGATGCGCGCGGTCGAGGGCAGCCTGCTGGTCGTGGACGCGACGCAGGGGGTCGAGGCGCAGACCCTGGCCAATGTCTATCAGGCCATCGACGCCGGGCACGAGATCGTGCCGGTGCTGAACAAGATCGACCTGCCCGCCGCCGAGCCCGACCGCGTCAAGGAACAGATCGAGGACGTGATCGGCATCGACGCCCATGACGCCATCGAGATCTCGGCCAAGACCGGCCTTGGCATCCCCGAGGTGCTGGAGGCCATCGTCACCCGCCTGCCGGCCCCCAAGGGCGACCGCGACGCGCCCTTGAAGGCGATGCTGGTCGATTCGTGGTATGACCCCTATCTGGGCGTCGTGGTGATGATCCGGGTCATGGACGGGGTGATCCGCAAGGGCGACCGCATCCGCATGATGCAGACCAATGCCGTCTACGGCATCGACAAGCTCGCCGTGCTGCGGCCGCAGATGCAGGACATTGCCGAGCTGGGGCCGGGCGAGATCGGCGTTTTGACCGCCTCGATCAAGCAGGTGCGCGACACCCGCGTCGGCGACACCATCACGCATGAGCGCAAGGGCACCGACAAGCCGCTGCCGGGCTTCAAGCCGGCGCAGCCGGTGGTGTTCTGCGGCCTCTTTCCGGTCGATGCCAATGATTTCGAGGCGCTGCGCGACGCCATCGAGAAGCTGGCGCTGAACGATGCCAGCTTCTCCTACGAGATGGAGACCTCGGCCGCGCTGGGGTTCGGCTTCCGCTGCGGCTTCCTGGGCCTTCTGCACCTCGAGGTGATCCGCGACCGGCTGGAGCGCGAATACGACCTGGACCTGATCACCACCGCGCCCTCGGTGGTGTTCCGGCTGCACATGCGCGACGGCGAGGTGCGCGAGCTGCACAACCCCGCCGACATGCCCGACCTGACGCTGATCGACCATATCGAGGAGCCGCGCATCAAGGCCACGATCATGGTGCCCGACGAATACCTGGGCGACGTGCTGAAGCTTTGCCAGGACCGCCGCGGCATCCAGATGGACCTGACCTATGCCGGCAACCGGGCGATGGTGGTCTATGACCTGCCGCTGGCCGAGGTGGTCTTCGATTTCTACGACCGGCTGAAATCCGTGACCAAGGGCTATGCCAGCTTCGATTACCAGATCAGCGAATATCGCGAGGATTATCTGGTCAAGATGTCGATCCTGGTGAATGACGAGCCGGTGGACGCGCTGGCGATCATGGTCCACCGCGACCGTGCCGAAAGCCGCGGCCGGGCGATGGTGGAAAAGCTGAAGGAGCTGATTCCGCGCCACATGTTCAAGATCCCGATCCAGGCCGCCATCGGCAGCCGGGTGATCGCGCGCGAGACGCTTTCGGCGCTGCGCAAGGACGTGACGGCGAAATGCTATGGCGGCGATGCGACGCGCAAGAAGAAGCTCTTGGAAAAGCAAAAGGCCGGCAAGAAGAAGATGCGCCAGTTCGGCAAGGTCGAGATCCCGCAGACGGCATTCATCCAGGCATTGAAGATGGACGGATGA